A genomic stretch from Onychostoma macrolepis isolate SWU-2019 chromosome 02, ASM1243209v1, whole genome shotgun sequence includes:
- the colgalt2a gene encoding procollagen galactosyltransferase 2: MTDLRASGKLLFGLLLLETWIGFIHTLIDLEPVLHETSLLKPKVVIAVLARNSEHSLPYFLGCIERLDYPKDRISIWAATDHNIDNTTAMLHEWLSGVESLYHSVHLQTMEEEDGYVDELGPKHWTESRFTHVMKLRQAALASARAQWADYILFADSDNLLTNTQVLNQLIAENRTLVAPMLESRTLYSNFWCGMTSQGYYKRTPHYVPIRNWTRTGCHPVPMILSTMLIDLRRSASAALAFYPVHHYYLWALDDIMAFAFSARQAGVQMFICNHEHYGYLPVPLNTKQTLEEEVESFSHTVTEALIDFKLETSHYLHIASKPKDTMAFNQVYLINLKRREDRRDRIQRSLEVLGIDVTLTEAVDGKALNSTQLRALGIEMLPGYKDPYSDRVLTKGEIGCFLSHYNIWKKVVELQQHQVLVLEDDVRFEPSFKSRLSTIMEDVKQSGLQWDLIYVGRKRLQIKQPEHWVEGVKNLVIPDYSYWTLGYALSLQGAKTLLEAQPLSKMLPVDEFLPVMFNKHPKEKYMSHFKQRNLKAFSVQPLLLFPTHYTGEPGYFSDTETSTIWDDETVATDWDRHHIRGDRSRGDKSPTPISESSPRDEL, translated from the exons ATGACGGACCTGAGAGCATCTGGAAAGCTTCTGTTCGGACTGTTACTGTTAGAGACATGGATTGGCTTTATTCATACACTCATTGACCTGGAGCCTGTTCTGCACGAGACATCTCTACTCAAGCCCAAAGTAGTCATTGCAGTTTTGGCCCGTAACAGTGAACACAGTCTTCCTTATTTTCTGGGATGTATTGAGAGACTGGATTATCCCAAGGACCGCATCTCTATCTG GGCAGCTACCGACCACAATATTGACAACACCACTGCAATGCTGCATGAATGGCTGTCTGGAGTGGAGAGTTTGTATCATTCAGTACATCTGCAGACCATGGAGGAGGAGGACGG TTATGTGGATGAGCTGGGTCCCAAGCACTGGACGGAGTCTCGGTTCACTCATGTGATGAAGCTGAGGCAGGCTGCACTCGCATCGGCCAGGGCTCAGTGGGCAGACTACATCCTG TTTGCAGACAGTGATAACCTGCTGACAAACACACAAGTACTGAATCAACTGATTGCTGAGAATCGGACGCTGGTTGCTCCAATGCTAGAGTCAAGAACACTCTATTCAAACTTTTGGTGTGGGATGACCTCACAG GGGTATTATAAGCGAACACCACATTATGTTCCCATTCGTAACTGGACGCGTACTGGTTGCCACCCGGTTCCCATGATTCTCTCCACAATGCTGATAGACCTGCGGCGCAGTGCTAGTGCAGCCCTCGCCTTTTACCCTGTGCACCATTACTATCTTTGGGCCTTGGATGATATCATGGCTTTTGCGTTTTCTGCAAGACAAGCAG GTGTGCAGATGTTCATATGCAACCATGAGCATTACGGGTACCTACCGGTGCCTTTGAATACAAAACAGACTCTGGAGGAGGAGGTGGAGAGCTTCAGTCACACTGTCACAGAAGCACTGA TTGACTTCAAATTGGAAACTTCACATTATCTGCACATTGCTTCCAAACCTAAAGACACCATGGCATTCAATCAG GTCTATTTGATTAATCTAAAGCGTCGGGAAGATCGCAGAGATCGTATACAGCGCTCGTTGGAGGTGCTGGGCATAGATGTCACCCTCACCGAGGCGGTGGATGGCAA AGCCCTGAATTCAACTCAGCTAAGAGCTTTAGGAATTGAGATGCTCCCTGGTTATAAAGATCCTTACTCTGATCGTGTGCTAACTAAGGGTGAAATCGGTTGCTTCCTTAGTCATTACAACATTTGGAAAAAG GTGGTTGAGCTCCAGCAACATCAGGTGCTGGTACTGGAAGATGATGTCAGGTTTGAGCCCAGCTTCAAGAGCCGCCTCAGCACCATCATGGAGGATGTGAAACAATCAGGCCTCCAGTGGGACTTAAT TTATGTAGGGCGTAAACGATTGCAAATTAAGCAGCCAGAGCACTGGGTGGAGGGAGTGAAGAATCTGGTGATCCCAGATTACTCTTATTGGACACTTGGCTATGCCCTTTCACTGCAGGGGGCAAAGACGCTTCTGGAGGCCCAGCCGCTCAGCAAGATGCTGCCCGTGGACGAGTTTCTGCCAGTTATGTTTAACAAGCACCCCAA GGAGAAATACATGTCTCATTTTAAACAGAGAAACTTGAAGGCTTTCTCTGTACAACCCCTGCTGCTCTTTCCCACGCACTACACTGGGGAACCAGGGTATTTCAGCGACACTGAGACCTCCACCATCTGGGACGATGAGACTGTGGCCA
- the si:ch211-13f8.1 gene encoding uncharacterized protein si:ch211-13f8.1 isoform X1, giving the protein MDEETEDLSETQPLRSLADQSPQSGPSANILKSKASLPSCSHAPGSAVSALQSKVKAVSRRKLKGTERDDLLPEASTEESVKKNQDDEALSTCQTEYTEQSNKPNAGDKEVLEPNSGMQGEKETCNKNGKDSPSQGALEMSRGLCEGSSLENIAVGVAGEPQGDITMKSTTSSPRHWAPPKGFWRVARPETLLLNSESSSTLAAPKDVPPTTEEGPKRKPKLKTVGAVVHKELQRSDSLECAFHRCLQKEIATADLAGGLWKADSWETVCSRGESLSIAEKVEMNKTYLNKYQVDAIEISTSMHPEGQYQPPKEPHRDLPSYKVGEWDSAIITRDPVFNYRPLISTAEVTLSPRHEQAKRLLERARFKARSQNPKSETPTCLAQREGLEVLPISVSSTLHSAVLITAQEEVTSPLQSPDIRGRNHERGLRSRRYGQSPTRVRFEDESEKEAERRYLERVRERGPVVAEKSHSTQQLMAEPVYNIPEESMGAAINWVNVGIPVAILTKEGECLAAMVSKDDMLRTCEACGSILGPAQNKDCHSQPTHSIVDSQEKAAPRWATPGQSCRRTIHPTSTESITFTGGVSLAESVGRGGVGGAGENTSAFGKLRRRSRKGESRVESSNGPYARSQDLWAQRRNSKTRSSLEDKTTRSKLTPEQGATETSTDLENKDLSSNVKDSPPHLPIKSALKSSSKSRPAGQRVVKLMPSVQYRLIHLDHKLDGSSHHENILPEEHLSVTLSASPQVHPVTSGLTSCNRPSSLRYSSSMLTTDLQALAIWDSAGDLVTGHLAGEGVCRDPRSTCTAPIPSDCRLGLRAMGTSKAEDLRAELLRAEHRKAEIHWDDSLVASRRAGEREGRPKLSLRRFFSAMGLNSMGKLVKGSRSNSMEHLCSPTARYNSASPSPTHRGLVPLKRTPSLQSLHTESPLAQLRKASSVQSLQSPKRKLERSTILGELPLLLSLAPRELQKEENIESLEDSRGAGPLGRLVQAFPDGTLLIELTRPANNRPFGFVISRGKGRPDSGIYVERVGDSATENIYTGLLGIGDEILEVNGEIVARLTLDQVIRLMTRDSKATIRILPHSWVKH; this is encoded by the exons ATGGATGAGGAGACGGAGGATCTCTCTGAGACACAACCACTAAGAAGTCTGGCAGACCAAAGTCCTCAAAGTGGACCCTCCGCcaatatattaaaatccaaagCATCTCTCCCCTCCTGCTCCCATGCCCCGGGTTCAGCGGTTTCTGCCCTGCAATCTAAAGTCAAAGCAGTGTCCCGGAGAAAGTTAAAGGGGACGGAGAGAGATGATCTATTACCAGAGGCTTCCACAGAAGAATCAGTGAAGAAAAACCAAGACGATGAAGCGCTGTCTACTTGTCAAACGGAATACACCGAGCAGAGCAATAAGCCAAACGCTGGCGATAAAGAAGTGCTGGAACCCAACTCTGGGATGCAAGGAGAAAAAGAGACTTGCAACAAAAATGGGAAAGACAGCCCATCTCAAGGTGCACTAGAAATGTCCCGTGGGCTTTGTGAAGGGTCTAGCCTGGAGAACATTGCAGTGGGTGTAGCTGGTGAGCCTCAAGGAGACATCACAATGAAGTCAACAACGTCTTCTCCCAGGCACTGGGCTCCTCCCAAGGGCTTTTGGCGAGTGGCACGACCAGAGACGTTACTTCTAAATTCAGAGAGTTCTTCCACACTGGCAGCTCCAAAGGATGTGCCACCCACAACTGAGGAGGGTCCGAAACGGAAACCAAAACTAAAGACTGTGGGCGCTGTTGTTCACAAGGAGCTGCAAAGGTCTGACAGCTTGGAATGTGCTTTTCATAGGTGTCTCCAGAAGGAGATTGCAACAGCAGATCTAGCTGGTGGGCTGTGGAAGGCAGACAGTTGGGAGACTGTGTGCTCCAGGGGAGAGTCTTTGTCTATTGCAGAGAAAGTCGAGATGAACAAGACATACCTGAACAAATACCAAGTTGATGCCATCGAGATTAGTACTTCCATGCATCCAGAGGGACAGTATCAACCACCAAAGGAGCCACACAGAG ATTTACCTTCCTACAAAGTAGGTGAATGGGACTCAGCAATCATCACAAGGGACCCTGTGTTTAACTATAG ACCGCTGATCTCCACTGCCGAAGTAACTCTTAGTCCACGTCATGAACAAGCAAAGCGTCTGTTGGAAAGAGCTAGATTCAAAGCACGTTCTCAAAACCCTAAGAGTGAAACCCCCACCTGCCTTGCTCAAAGAGAGGGCCT GGAGGTTTTACCAATCAGTGTATCATCTACATTGCACAGTGCTGTTCTTATCACGGCTCAAGAGGAGGTTACTTCACCTCTTCAGTCACCAGACATCCGGGGCAGGAACCATGAACGTGGGTTGCGCTCGCGTCGATATGGCCAGTCGCCGACACGAGTACGTTTCGAAGACGAGTCAGAAAAGGAGGCTGAGCGACGATACCTGGAGCGGGTGCGTGAACGCGGGCCAGTGGTGGCTGAGAAATCCCACTCCACCCAACAGCTGATGGCAGAACCTGTGTACAACATCCCAGAGGAAAGCATGGGGGCGGCGATAAACTGGGTAAACGTTGGTATCCCTGTTGCCATATTAACCAAGGAGGGAGAGTGTCTGGCTGCCATGGTGTCAAAGGACGATATGCTCAGGACATGTGAAGCCTGTGGAAGCATCTTGGGACCTGCACAGAACAAAGATTGCCATTCCCAACCAACACACAGTATAGTAGATTCTCAGGAGAAGGCTGCCCCTAGATGGGCCACCCCTGGCCAGTCATGTCGCCGAACCATCCACCCGACTTCCACGGAAAGTATAACTTTTACTGGAGGTGTCAGCCTGGCAGAAAGTGTAGGGCGGGGAGGTGTAGGAGGTGCAGGCGAGAACACATCAGCTTTTGGGAAGCTTCGAAGAAGGAGCAGAAAAGGAGAAAGCAGAGTTGAAAGCAGTAATGGTCCGTATGCTCGGAGTCAGGATCTATGGGCTCAGAGAAGGAACTCCAAAACCAGGTCAAGTCTGGAGGATAAAACTACTCGTTCTAAATTGACACCTGAACAAGGTGCTACAGAAACCTCTACTGACCTTGAGAATAAGGATCTCTCTAGCAATGTCAAGGACTCTCCCCCCCATCTCCCCATCAAATCTGCTCTGAAATCAAGTTCCAAGAGTCGGCCGGCAGGCCAACGGGTGGTCAAGCTAATGCCCTCGGTTCAGTACCGCCTAATTCACCTTGACCACAAGCTAGATGGGAGCTCTCACCACGAAAACATACTGCCTGAAGAGCACCTCAGTGTCACTCTCAGTGCCTCCCCTCAGGTTCATCCAGTCACCTCAGGACTGACTTCTTGCAACAGACCATCCTCTCTCAGGTATTCCTCATCTATGCTGACCACTGACCTCCAGGCTCTAGCAATATGGGACTCTGCAGGTGACCTAGTAACAG GTCATTTGGCAGGTGAGGGTGTCTGCAGAGATCCCAGAAGCACTTGCACAGCACCCATTCCCTCAGATTGCCGCCTGGGTTTGAGAGCTATGGGTACATCCAAAGCAGAAGACTTGAGGGCAGAACTTCTGAGAGCAGAGCACCGAAAGGCTGAAATACATTGGGATGACAGTTTAGTTGCGTCTAG GAGAGCAGGGGAGCGAGAAGGGCGACCTAAGCTATCCCTCCGTCGCTTTTTCTCAGCCATGGGACTGAACAGTATGGGTAAGCTGGTGAAGGGAAGCCGGTCCAACAGCATGGAGCACCTGTGTTCCCCCACTGCCCGCTACAATTCTGCCTCCCCAAGTCCTACACACAGAGGCCTAGTCCCTCTGAAGAGGACCCCCTCTCTCCAGTCTCTCCATACA GAGTCTCCTTTGGCTCAGTTACGTAAAGCATCTTCTGTCCAGAGTCTACAGTCCCCAAAGAGGAAGCTTGAACGTTCCACTATTTTGGGAGAGTTACCACTGCTACTGAGTTTGGCACCAAG GGAGCTTCAGAAGGAAGAGAACATAGAGTCACTAGAGGATTCTCGAGGAGCAGGTCCACTAGGGCGTCTGGTGCAGGCCTTTCCAGACGGGACTTTACTGATAGAACTTACCAGACCTGCCAACAATAGACCCTTTGGCTTCGTCATCTCCAGGGGCAAAGGAAGACCTGACTCAG GTATATACGTGGAACGGGTCGGAGACAGTGCCACGGAGAACATCTACACTGGACTCCTGGGCATTGGAGATGAGATTCTAGAAGTCAATGGGGAAATCGTAGCTAGACTGACCCTGGATCAGGTTATACGCCTCATGACCCGTGATAGCAAAGCCACGATCCGGATTCTGCCACATTCCTGGGTCAAGCACTGA
- the si:ch211-13f8.1 gene encoding uncharacterized protein si:ch211-13f8.1 isoform X2, translating into MDEETEDLSETQPLRSLADQSPQSGPSANILKSKASLPSCSHAPGSAVSALQSKVKAVSRRKLKGTERDDLLPEASTEESVKKNQDDEALSTCQTEYTEQSNKPNAGDKEVLEPNSGMQGEKETCNKNGKDSPSQGALEMSRGLCEGSSLENIAVGVAGEPQGDITMKSTTSSPRHWAPPKGFWRVARPETLLLNSESSSTLAAPKDVPPTTEEGPKRKPKLKTVGAVVHKELQRSDSLECAFHRCLQKEIATADLAGGLWKADSWETVCSRGESLSIAEKVEMNKTYLNKYQVDAIEISTSMHPEGQYQPPKEPHRDLPSYKVGEWDSAIITRDPVFNYRPLISTAEVTLSPRHEQAKRLLERARFKARSQNPKSETPTCLAQREGLEVLPISVSSTLHSAVLITAQEEVTSPLQSPDIRGRNHERGLRSRRYGQSPTRVRFEDESEKEAERRYLERVRERGPVVAEKSHSTQQLMAEPVYNIPEESMGAAINWVNVGIPVAILTKEGECLAAMVSKDDMLRTCEACGSILGPAQNKDCHSQPTHSIVDSQEKAAPRWATPGQSCRRTIHPTSTESITFTGGVSLAESVGRGGVGGAGENTSAFGKLRRRSRKGESRVESSNGPYARSQDLWAQRRNSKTRSSLEDKTTRSKLTPEQGATETSTDLENKDLSSNVKDSPPHLPIKSALKSSSKSRPAGQRVVKLMPSVQYRLIHLDHKLDGSSHHENILPEEHLSVTLSASPQVHPVTSGLTSCNRPSSLRYSSSMLTTDLQALAIWDSAGDLVTGHLAGEGVCRDPRSTCTAPIPSDCRLGLRAMGTSKAEDLRAELLRAEHRKAEIHWDDSLVASRSLLWLSYVKHLLSRVYSPQRGSLNVPLFWESYHCY; encoded by the exons ATGGATGAGGAGACGGAGGATCTCTCTGAGACACAACCACTAAGAAGTCTGGCAGACCAAAGTCCTCAAAGTGGACCCTCCGCcaatatattaaaatccaaagCATCTCTCCCCTCCTGCTCCCATGCCCCGGGTTCAGCGGTTTCTGCCCTGCAATCTAAAGTCAAAGCAGTGTCCCGGAGAAAGTTAAAGGGGACGGAGAGAGATGATCTATTACCAGAGGCTTCCACAGAAGAATCAGTGAAGAAAAACCAAGACGATGAAGCGCTGTCTACTTGTCAAACGGAATACACCGAGCAGAGCAATAAGCCAAACGCTGGCGATAAAGAAGTGCTGGAACCCAACTCTGGGATGCAAGGAGAAAAAGAGACTTGCAACAAAAATGGGAAAGACAGCCCATCTCAAGGTGCACTAGAAATGTCCCGTGGGCTTTGTGAAGGGTCTAGCCTGGAGAACATTGCAGTGGGTGTAGCTGGTGAGCCTCAAGGAGACATCACAATGAAGTCAACAACGTCTTCTCCCAGGCACTGGGCTCCTCCCAAGGGCTTTTGGCGAGTGGCACGACCAGAGACGTTACTTCTAAATTCAGAGAGTTCTTCCACACTGGCAGCTCCAAAGGATGTGCCACCCACAACTGAGGAGGGTCCGAAACGGAAACCAAAACTAAAGACTGTGGGCGCTGTTGTTCACAAGGAGCTGCAAAGGTCTGACAGCTTGGAATGTGCTTTTCATAGGTGTCTCCAGAAGGAGATTGCAACAGCAGATCTAGCTGGTGGGCTGTGGAAGGCAGACAGTTGGGAGACTGTGTGCTCCAGGGGAGAGTCTTTGTCTATTGCAGAGAAAGTCGAGATGAACAAGACATACCTGAACAAATACCAAGTTGATGCCATCGAGATTAGTACTTCCATGCATCCAGAGGGACAGTATCAACCACCAAAGGAGCCACACAGAG ATTTACCTTCCTACAAAGTAGGTGAATGGGACTCAGCAATCATCACAAGGGACCCTGTGTTTAACTATAG ACCGCTGATCTCCACTGCCGAAGTAACTCTTAGTCCACGTCATGAACAAGCAAAGCGTCTGTTGGAAAGAGCTAGATTCAAAGCACGTTCTCAAAACCCTAAGAGTGAAACCCCCACCTGCCTTGCTCAAAGAGAGGGCCT GGAGGTTTTACCAATCAGTGTATCATCTACATTGCACAGTGCTGTTCTTATCACGGCTCAAGAGGAGGTTACTTCACCTCTTCAGTCACCAGACATCCGGGGCAGGAACCATGAACGTGGGTTGCGCTCGCGTCGATATGGCCAGTCGCCGACACGAGTACGTTTCGAAGACGAGTCAGAAAAGGAGGCTGAGCGACGATACCTGGAGCGGGTGCGTGAACGCGGGCCAGTGGTGGCTGAGAAATCCCACTCCACCCAACAGCTGATGGCAGAACCTGTGTACAACATCCCAGAGGAAAGCATGGGGGCGGCGATAAACTGGGTAAACGTTGGTATCCCTGTTGCCATATTAACCAAGGAGGGAGAGTGTCTGGCTGCCATGGTGTCAAAGGACGATATGCTCAGGACATGTGAAGCCTGTGGAAGCATCTTGGGACCTGCACAGAACAAAGATTGCCATTCCCAACCAACACACAGTATAGTAGATTCTCAGGAGAAGGCTGCCCCTAGATGGGCCACCCCTGGCCAGTCATGTCGCCGAACCATCCACCCGACTTCCACGGAAAGTATAACTTTTACTGGAGGTGTCAGCCTGGCAGAAAGTGTAGGGCGGGGAGGTGTAGGAGGTGCAGGCGAGAACACATCAGCTTTTGGGAAGCTTCGAAGAAGGAGCAGAAAAGGAGAAAGCAGAGTTGAAAGCAGTAATGGTCCGTATGCTCGGAGTCAGGATCTATGGGCTCAGAGAAGGAACTCCAAAACCAGGTCAAGTCTGGAGGATAAAACTACTCGTTCTAAATTGACACCTGAACAAGGTGCTACAGAAACCTCTACTGACCTTGAGAATAAGGATCTCTCTAGCAATGTCAAGGACTCTCCCCCCCATCTCCCCATCAAATCTGCTCTGAAATCAAGTTCCAAGAGTCGGCCGGCAGGCCAACGGGTGGTCAAGCTAATGCCCTCGGTTCAGTACCGCCTAATTCACCTTGACCACAAGCTAGATGGGAGCTCTCACCACGAAAACATACTGCCTGAAGAGCACCTCAGTGTCACTCTCAGTGCCTCCCCTCAGGTTCATCCAGTCACCTCAGGACTGACTTCTTGCAACAGACCATCCTCTCTCAGGTATTCCTCATCTATGCTGACCACTGACCTCCAGGCTCTAGCAATATGGGACTCTGCAGGTGACCTAGTAACAG GTCATTTGGCAGGTGAGGGTGTCTGCAGAGATCCCAGAAGCACTTGCACAGCACCCATTCCCTCAGATTGCCGCCTGGGTTTGAGAGCTATGGGTACATCCAAAGCAGAAGACTTGAGGGCAGAACTTCTGAGAGCAGAGCACCGAAAGGCTGAAATACATTGGGATGACAGTTTAGTTGCGTCTAG GAGTCTCCTTTGGCTCAGTTACGTAAAGCATCTTCTGTCCAGAGTCTACAGTCCCCAAAGAGGAAGCTTGAACGTTCCACTATTTTGGGAGAGTTACCACTGCTACTGA